A genomic region of Zalophus californianus isolate mZalCal1 chromosome 1, mZalCal1.pri.v2, whole genome shotgun sequence contains the following coding sequences:
- the ATP5F1D gene encoding LOW QUALITY PROTEIN: ATP synthase subunit delta, mitochondrial (The sequence of the model RefSeq protein was modified relative to this genomic sequence to represent the inferred CDS: inserted 2 bases in 1 codon), whose protein sequence is MRRCNVLRGSLGVVVRACAFAWTXFPRSPRASSSSSSKLPAFGRSPLAAVAMLPVAVLRRPGLRSLVRRARAYAEAAAAPAPAAGPGQMSFTFASPTQVFFNGANVRQVDVPTQTGAFGILAAHVPTLQVLRPGLVVVHAEDGTTSKYFVSSGSVTVNADSSVQLLAEEAVTLDMLDVGAAKVNLEKAQSELSGAADEASRAEIQIRIEANEALVKALE, encoded by the exons ATGCGTCGTTGCAATGTCTTGCGCGGCTCGTTGGGAGTCGTAGTTCGCGCGTGCGCCTTTGCCTGGAC CTTTCCCAGAAGTCCCCGGGCGTCGTCCTCCTCGTCCTCCAAGCTGCCTGCGTTCGGCCGGAGTCCGCTCGCAGCCGTCGCCATGCTACCCGTCGCAGTCCTCCGCCGCCCCGGCCTGCGTTCCCTCGTACGCCGGGCCCGCGCCTACGCCGAGGCCGCCGCTGCTCCGGCCCCGGCTGCGGGCCCGGGACAGATGTCCTTCACCTTCGCCTCGCCCACGCAG GTGTTTTTCAACGGTGCCAACGTCCGGCAAGTGGATGTGCCCACGCAGACAGGAGCCTTTGGCATCCTTGCGGCCCACGTGCCCACCCTGCAGGTCCTGCGGCCAGGGCTGGTTGTTGTCCATGCTGAGGACGGCACCACCTCCAAATACTTCG tGAGCAGTGGTTCTGTCACCGTGAATGCTGATTCCTCAGTCCAGTTGCTGGCCGAAGAGGCTGTGACGCTGGACATGCTGGATGTGGGG GCAGCCAAGGTGAACTTGGAGAAGGCGCAGTCGGAGCTGTCAGGGGCAGCAGATGAGGCCTCCAGGGCTGAGATCCAAATCCGCATCGAGGCCAACGAGGCCCTGGTGAAAGCTCTCGAGTAG